From Actinopolyspora lacussalsi, a single genomic window includes:
- a CDS encoding hypothetical protein (product_source=Hypo-rule applied; pfam=PF12028; transmembrane_helix_parts=Inside_1_11,TMhelix_12_34,Outside_35_194): protein MREQSGSGLPRVVLIIALSLGVLLAAGVATLGVLSGGTGQHARPDEGAAANTTADRSGPLALPPVKAPEANSADCATVLDALPDKLRVDGSGVPRRELATPKPAGTVAWGDAEHDPISLRCGLTAPAELKPTSKLVVISGVSWLPISSGETTTWLAVDRPVYVAVTGPNDTGIGPIQDVSRILDEHLPKRDVFD from the coding sequence GTGCGGGAACAATCCGGATCCGGGCTACCCCGGGTCGTACTGATCATCGCGTTGTCGCTCGGTGTACTGCTGGCGGCGGGCGTTGCCACGTTGGGAGTCCTGAGCGGCGGGACCGGGCAGCACGCCCGGCCCGACGAGGGAGCCGCCGCGAATACGACGGCCGACCGCAGCGGACCACTGGCGTTGCCCCCGGTGAAGGCTCCGGAGGCGAACTCGGCGGACTGCGCGACGGTGCTGGACGCGCTGCCCGACAAGCTGCGCGTCGACGGTTCCGGGGTGCCCCGGCGTGAACTGGCGACCCCGAAACCGGCGGGCACGGTGGCATGGGGTGACGCCGAGCACGACCCGATCAGCCTACGGTGCGGGCTGACCGCCCCGGCCGAGCTGAAACCCACCTCGAAGCTGGTGGTGATCTCCGGAGTGAGCTGGCTGCCGATCAGCAGCGGTGAAACCACCACCTGGCTGGCGGTCGACCGGCCGGTCTACGTCGCGGTCACCGGACCGAACGACACCGGTATCGGCCCGATCCAGGACGTGTCACGGATCCTCGACGAGCACCTGCCCAAGCGGGACGTGTTCGACTGA
- a CDS encoding DNA-binding Lrp family transcriptional regulator (product_source=COG1522; cath_funfam=3.30.70.920; cog=COG1522; pfam=PF01037; superfamily=54909): MVQAYILIQTEVGKAAAVASEISGNTGIISAEDVTGPYDVIVRAEAENVDKLGKMVVANIQNVAGITRTLTCPVVHL; encoded by the coding sequence GTGGTCCAGGCATACATCCTCATTCAGACCGAGGTAGGCAAAGCCGCAGCGGTGGCGTCCGAGATATCCGGGAACACCGGGATCATCAGCGCCGAGGACGTGACGGGGCCGTACGACGTCATCGTGCGCGCCGAGGCCGAGAACGTGGACAAACTCGGCAAGATGGTGGTGGCCAACATTCAGAACGTGGCGGGAATAACCCGCACGCTGACCTGTCCGGTCGTGCACCTGTAG